A stretch of Desulfobacter hydrogenophilus DNA encodes these proteins:
- a CDS encoding histidinol-phosphatase gives MIDSKLISLHGGHSGQFCCHAQDSLEDLIKAYISKGFKAVGISEHMPPPGDRFLYPDELKQGLSVKDLDNRFSRYFLELERLRQKYKSDIRIFKGFETETVTGSPARVRSLIREFNPDYIVGSIHHLKDRCFDYSRQDYEAIAADFNGLDAMYMAYFDTQYEMILDLHPFVVGHFDLIRIYDPDFEARLDKPEISKRIRRNLSVIKDLGLVLDYNLRPLAKGKKRPYLTPVILARAKNLGIPVVPGDDAHSKEQAGMFVDRAIQSLKDMGFPTNWPRPWCMTPA, from the coding sequence ATGATTGATTCTAAGCTCATATCCCTTCATGGCGGCCATTCAGGCCAATTCTGCTGCCATGCCCAGGACAGCCTTGAAGACTTGATAAAAGCCTATATCAGCAAAGGCTTCAAAGCCGTAGGTATCAGCGAGCACATGCCTCCCCCCGGGGACCGGTTTCTCTACCCCGATGAGCTTAAGCAAGGCCTTTCGGTTAAGGACCTTGATAACCGATTTTCAAGGTATTTTCTTGAACTGGAACGGCTTAGGCAAAAATATAAATCAGATATCCGAATATTTAAGGGATTTGAGACCGAAACCGTCACCGGAAGCCCGGCACGGGTGCGCTCGTTGATCCGGGAATTTAATCCCGACTATATTGTGGGCTCGATCCATCATCTCAAGGACAGATGCTTTGACTATTCCAGGCAGGACTATGAGGCCATTGCAGCGGATTTCAACGGTCTTGATGCCATGTATATGGCCTATTTTGACACCCAGTATGAAATGATTTTGGATCTGCATCCCTTTGTTGTGGGCCATTTTGATCTTATACGCATTTATGATCCCGACTTTGAAGCACGGCTTGATAAACCCGAAATAAGCAAACGCATCCGGCGCAATCTTTCTGTGATAAAAGATTTGGGACTGGTTCTGGATTATAACCTGCGGCCCCTTGCCAAAGGAAAAAAAAGACCTTACCTGACCCCGGTAATTCTGGCCAGGGCAAAGAACTTGGGCATCCCCGTGGTTCCCGGCGACGACGCACACAGCAAAGAACAGGCAGGCATGTTTGTGGACAGGGCAATCCAATCCTTAAAAGATATGGGCTTTCCCACAAACTGGCCCAGACCCTGGTGCATGACGCCCGCCTGA
- a CDS encoding OmpA family protein, translating to MKCNSEKTTRPAMFLIALALTSAGFLVFSLCVSTTAMATDADTIEQQVSSPDAQEPMAPEAIAPGTQDVDTPALEEQASESDGQSVDQSPMPVDSEQSSLDEQKQQFLSRQIFFAFNSSQLDEQAQAQAREQAAWLADNPDVRVAIIGYCDQSGPQDYNMALGKKGPMR from the coding sequence ATGAAATGCAACAGCGAAAAAACAACACGTCCGGCTATGTTTTTAATCGCTTTGGCTCTTACATCAGCAGGATTTCTGGTTTTCTCTCTCTGCGTATCCACTACAGCCATGGCAACCGATGCCGATACCATTGAACAGCAAGTCTCTTCACCCGACGCACAAGAGCCTATGGCACCTGAGGCCATTGCCCCTGGAACCCAGGATGTCGACACACCCGCCCTTGAAGAACAGGCATCTGAAAGCGATGGACAATCAGTTGATCAAAGTCCCATGCCGGTGGATTCGGAACAATCCTCTTTAGATGAACAAAAGCAGCAGTTTCTGTCCAGGCAGATTTTTTTTGCATTTAACAGCAGCCAGCTGGATGAACAGGCCCAGGCCCAGGCCCGGGAACAGGCCGCATGGCTGGCGGATAATCCGGATGTACGTGTTGCGATTATAGGCTATTGCGATCAAAGTGGCCCCCAAGATTATAACATGGCTCTTGGAAAAAAAGGGCCAATGCGGTGA
- a CDS encoding SpoIIE family protein phosphatase: protein MFSTIKGKILFAVIPVMVISTLVNIFFTHRDVGNAMLKTQQNSALNILRSLDLIIEGDYHNLLKEKRSLTILKRSQLKDTARLIASVFESFVAKDKSPETSGLEHALSWLETAPFDNVNYYIIDAQSNVTASSNAQVTTLKSLNDVKHRNIAKVMQFDNLTQRGDFAAFNPEQNDENASVLAYFKPFTPWSLTIGVSVDISRLQALAEKQKAQIISSLTDYTQGLKIADSGFVYIFDTSGTSLVPDLGSRSQAMSTLINQLTGNLINDDIRQNASAEFSHFRYLPDMPDKNAREMIAYCYYFKPFKWYISVIIPLQEIKLPAQRLVIQQSLIIVMMFMAGIVAIILVISRIATPLQRLSSYARKIPKLDFTKPMGKSTPVDDLPKKYKDEVGDLAASFILMRHELSRNIQDLINSTAARQRFESELEIAREIQLGMVPKTFPKLLEFDHLDLYATLQPAKEVGGDLYDFFQLDDDHVVFTLGDVSDKGVPAALFMVVTRTLIRVFSGKDVSPARIMTSINNVLSSDNPRSMFVTLIIGILNIRTGQVIYANGGHNPPIIITQDGARFIENKKEPIVGAMPGIIYSDSALPLSNGQGLMLYTDGVNEAMNKDGEQFSNQRMIDEVSKDRDLPSETIVHNLLDRIRKHAGSAPQSDDIAMLMIRFQK, encoded by the coding sequence ATGTTCTCAACAATTAAGGGGAAAATTTTATTTGCTGTTATTCCGGTCATGGTGATCTCTACCTTGGTCAATATTTTTTTCACCCACCGGGATGTGGGTAACGCCATGCTGAAAACCCAGCAAAATTCCGCTTTGAATATTCTGCGCTCCCTGGATTTAATTATTGAAGGGGATTACCACAATCTCTTGAAGGAAAAGCGATCCCTGACCATTTTAAAACGCAGCCAGTTAAAGGACACGGCCAGGCTTATCGCATCGGTGTTTGAAAGCTTTGTCGCTAAGGACAAATCACCGGAAACAAGTGGGCTTGAACACGCACTGTCCTGGCTTGAAACAGCCCCTTTTGATAATGTCAACTATTACATCATTGATGCACAATCCAATGTAACGGCGTCTTCCAATGCGCAGGTAACCACCCTAAAATCATTAAACGATGTCAAGCACAGAAACATAGCTAAGGTCATGCAGTTTGACAACCTGACCCAAAGGGGAGATTTTGCAGCTTTCAACCCTGAACAGAACGATGAAAACGCGTCCGTACTTGCCTATTTCAAACCATTTACCCCTTGGTCACTTACCATCGGTGTATCCGTGGATATCAGCCGGCTCCAGGCGTTGGCGGAAAAACAAAAAGCGCAAATCATCTCATCTTTGACAGATTATACCCAGGGCCTGAAAATTGCGGACAGTGGCTTTGTGTATATTTTTGATACATCAGGTACCTCACTGGTTCCGGATCTGGGAAGTAGGTCCCAGGCCATGAGTACCCTGATCAATCAACTGACCGGCAATCTGATAAATGACGATATCCGTCAAAACGCATCTGCTGAGTTTTCACACTTTCGTTATCTGCCTGACATGCCTGATAAAAATGCAAGGGAGATGATCGCCTATTGTTATTATTTTAAGCCGTTTAAATGGTATATCAGCGTCATCATTCCTCTGCAGGAAATCAAACTGCCGGCCCAGCGTCTGGTCATCCAGCAGAGCCTGATTATCGTGATGATGTTCATGGCCGGCATAGTCGCCATTATTCTGGTCATCAGCCGAATTGCTACGCCTTTGCAGCGGCTGTCATCCTATGCCAGAAAGATTCCGAAACTGGATTTTACCAAACCCATGGGCAAGTCAACACCGGTGGATGACCTGCCTAAAAAATACAAAGATGAAGTGGGAGACCTGGCCGCCTCATTTATCCTTATGCGCCACGAACTAAGCCGAAACATCCAGGATCTGATAAACAGTACCGCGGCCAGGCAGCGCTTTGAAAGTGAACTGGAGATTGCCAGGGAAATCCAGTTGGGCATGGTGCCTAAAACCTTTCCAAAGCTGCTTGAATTTGATCATCTGGATCTATATGCCACGTTGCAGCCGGCCAAGGAAGTCGGTGGAGATCTGTACGATTTCTTCCAGCTCGATGACGACCATGTTGTTTTTACTTTAGGTGATGTATCCGACAAAGGTGTTCCCGCAGCCCTGTTCATGGTGGTCACCCGGACCCTTATCCGGGTGTTCAGTGGAAAAGATGTATCCCCCGCCCGGATAATGACCAGTATCAACAATGTCCTAAGCTCCGACAACCCCCGCTCCATGTTCGTTACCCTTATCATCGGCATCTTGAATATTCGAACAGGGCAGGTGATCTATGCCAATGGCGGCCACAACCCGCCCATTATTATAACCCAAGACGGGGCCCGTTTTATAGAAAACAAAAAAGAACCAATAGTCGGTGCCATGCCGGGCATAATTTATTCGGACAGCGCCCTACCCCTTAGTAATGGACAAGGACTCATGTTATATACGGATGGGGTCAACGAAGCCATGAACAAGGACGGTGAGCAGTTTTCAAATCAGCGAATGATTGATGAAGTGTCAAAGGACCGGGACCTGCCGTCGGAAACGATAGTACACAATCTTTTAGATCGCATCAGGAAACATGCAGGTTCCGCGCCCCAGTCCGATGATATTGCCATGCTGATGATCAGATTCCAAAAATAA
- a CDS encoding HD-GYP domain-containing protein: MNEDFIPVKRSQISLFKNFPLFYFSKENEPLLYKKEGELLKAPRIKEEQFPDLFIRTSDREGASSALYKTMNAHLTETIFSQGIVPTRQALSTLVQEALEGPLNISGKMLPETIEILFQGYNQNKTLVEALAKLSSSSDQLVEHTVNILSLSMQFCTFHHYTEAKAKTLGVSAILHDIGCTELPPEILNTNAKLSDAQFKEFQSHTVKGYRTIKDSACFKPEIALVALEHHERLDGSGYPKGNTEISEDAQLIGLINSYEPLTYRGTSHHGEPQKPYNSLQILKNEVMAGQYNRQMFVNFCSCLTQ; encoded by the coding sequence ATGAACGAAGATTTCATTCCTGTTAAACGGTCTCAAATCTCATTATTCAAAAATTTTCCGCTGTTCTATTTTTCAAAGGAAAATGAACCGCTGCTCTATAAAAAAGAAGGCGAACTGCTCAAGGCCCCCCGGATCAAGGAAGAGCAATTTCCGGATCTTTTTATCCGCACCTCTGACAGGGAGGGCGCATCCAGCGCCCTTTACAAAACAATGAACGCACATTTGACGGAGACCATTTTCTCCCAGGGTATTGTTCCCACAAGGCAGGCGTTAAGTACCCTTGTCCAGGAAGCTCTGGAAGGCCCGTTAAATATTTCAGGCAAAATGCTGCCGGAGACCATAGAAATCCTGTTCCAGGGGTACAACCAAAATAAAACTTTGGTGGAAGCCCTGGCAAAACTGTCCAGTTCCTCAGACCAATTAGTGGAGCACACCGTAAATATTTTGTCCTTGAGCATGCAGTTCTGCACATTCCATCACTATACTGAGGCAAAGGCCAAAACGCTCGGGGTCAGTGCCATCCTCCATGACATCGGCTGTACAGAACTTCCACCGGAAATCCTGAACACCAATGCCAAATTATCAGACGCCCAGTTCAAGGAATTTCAAAGCCATACGGTAAAGGGGTACCGCACCATTAAAGACAGTGCCTGTTTTAAACCGGAAATTGCCCTGGTGGCCCTGGAGCATCATGAAAGATTAGATGGTTCAGGCTATCCCAAAGGTAACACCGAGATATCCGAGGATGCCCAGCTCATCGGTCTGATTAACAGTTATGAACCTTTGACCTACCGGGGTACCAGCCACCATGGGGAACCCCAAAAACCGTATAACTCTCTGCAAATTTTAAAGAACGAAGTCATGGCAGGTCAATACAACAGGCAAATGTTTGTCAATTTCTGCTCCTGCCTGACCCAATAA
- a CDS encoding RNA methyltransferase, with amino-acid sequence MDHLTIILVRPQGPINIGAVCRVMMNFGCSRLRLVSPCSEYKSLDAKKMALSAFHLLEQAPIFETLEQALFDVHSAYGTTRRFGKYRKGFLTPATAGARIEAQKQEHHSALVLGPEDTGLETKDLALCRYFITIPTHDDYPSMNLSHSLAVLLYEASLKSGSVKKFHSPGVKDPARGEDIESMFAHMKKTLLKIDYLDPQNPDHLLRTYRRIFSNAGLASRDVRIIRGLLSRIDWTESQRRLNQATQPDDKD; translated from the coding sequence ATGGACCATCTCACTATTATCCTGGTCCGCCCCCAGGGTCCCATCAATATTGGCGCGGTATGCCGGGTCATGATGAACTTCGGATGCAGCCGGCTGCGTCTTGTCAGCCCCTGCAGTGAATATAAATCCCTTGACGCAAAAAAGATGGCCCTATCCGCTTTTCATCTCCTTGAACAGGCCCCCATCTTTGAAACTTTGGAACAGGCGCTTTTTGACGTTCATTCCGCCTACGGCACCACCCGCAGGTTCGGTAAATACAGAAAAGGGTTTTTAACACCTGCCACGGCAGGTGCCCGGATCGAAGCCCAGAAACAGGAACATCACAGCGCCCTGGTTCTGGGGCCCGAGGATACCGGTCTTGAGACAAAGGACCTGGCGCTGTGCCGGTATTTTATCACCATTCCCACCCATGACGACTACCCGTCCATGAATCTGAGCCACTCCCTGGCAGTGCTGCTTTACGAAGCATCCCTTAAATCCGGGTCTGTAAAAAAATTCCATTCACCGGGGGTTAAAGACCCTGCCCGGGGAGAAGATATTGAATCCATGTTTGCCCACATGAAAAAAACGCTTTTAAAGATTGATTATCTTGATCCCCAAAACCCGGATCATCTGCTGCGGACTTATCGCAGGATTTTTTCCAACGCCGGGTTGGCATCCAGGGATGTCAGAATCATCCGGGGACTTTTAAGCCGCATTGACTGGACCGAATCCCAGCGCCGATTAAACCAGGCAACTCAGCCGGATGACAAGGATTAA
- the dtd gene encoding D-aminoacyl-tRNA deacylase produces the protein MKAIVQRVKKAHVTVNNTMISSIGTGLVVLLGMAHEDKEKDAEYLVDKIINLRIFEDDQEKMNRSLLDVKGELLVVSQFTIMADCRKGRRPSFTDAAPPEPARRLYRFFADRAASLGVAVKKGKFQANMDVSLINQGPVTLILESPKN, from the coding sequence ATGAAAGCCATTGTTCAACGGGTTAAAAAAGCCCACGTTACGGTAAACAACACGATGATATCCAGCATTGGAACAGGACTTGTGGTGCTTTTGGGTATGGCCCATGAGGACAAAGAAAAAGATGCGGAATACCTGGTGGACAAAATCATCAACTTAAGAATATTTGAAGATGACCAGGAGAAAATGAATCGGTCTCTTCTTGATGTCAAAGGCGAGCTTTTAGTGGTCTCCCAGTTCACGATTATGGCAGACTGCCGCAAGGGACGCCGCCCCTCATTCACGGATGCAGCACCGCCTGAGCCTGCACGCCGGCTCTACCGTTTTTTTGCCGATCGGGCGGCGTCACTGGGCGTTGCGGTGAAAAAAGGCAAATTCCAGGCCAATATGGATGTATCATTGATCAACCAGGGGCCCGTCACCCTGATTCTGGAATCCCCCAAAAACTAA
- a CDS encoding tRNA-queuosine alpha-mannosyltransferase domain-containing protein produces the protein MKILFLEPFYGGSHKAVADGFAACSRHQVDILSLAPRFWKWRMRGSALAFVRQVKNLNDYDLIFATDMVDVTDFKALAGPQCPPVALYFHENQLTYPLEPGEKRDFHLGFTNIISALAADGVFFNSQFHRDDFFSAAKRLIRKMPDLRPGWALDKIRGKSCVLYPGIDLDPRIAVSSQLQRNRFDRPLVIWNHRWEYDKNPKAFFSVLERLKRRGILFYLAVMGEQYGTVPEDFKGIEERFDAELLVCGYQENAADYRKWIAKGNVVISTAIQENFGISVMEAVAHGCLPLLPNRLSYPELIPEHLKPDIIYRDVDDLETRLEYILTKPKAYQDKAVALSAHAATFSWKHMAEKWDKALDLVIGSGRSRN, from the coding sequence TTGAAAATATTATTCCTTGAGCCTTTTTACGGCGGGTCCCACAAGGCGGTGGCAGATGGTTTTGCTGCCTGTTCCCGCCACCAGGTGGATATTTTATCCCTTGCCCCCAGATTCTGGAAGTGGCGGATGCGCGGCAGTGCCCTGGCATTTGTCCGGCAGGTTAAAAATTTGAACGATTATGATCTTATCTTTGCCACGGATATGGTGGATGTCACAGATTTCAAAGCCCTGGCAGGGCCACAATGCCCGCCCGTGGCCCTGTATTTCCACGAAAATCAGCTCACCTATCCCCTGGAACCCGGTGAAAAGAGGGATTTTCATCTGGGGTTTACCAATATCATCTCTGCCCTGGCTGCGGATGGCGTATTCTTTAATTCGCAATTCCACAGGGATGATTTTTTTAGCGCTGCAAAGCGCCTGATTCGTAAAATGCCGGATCTTCGCCCGGGATGGGCTCTGGATAAAATTCGGGGTAAATCTTGTGTACTGTATCCGGGTATTGATTTGGATCCCAGGATTGCTGTGTCTTCGCAGCTCCAGAGAAACCGTTTTGACAGACCTCTGGTGATATGGAATCACCGGTGGGAGTATGATAAAAATCCAAAGGCCTTTTTTTCTGTACTGGAACGGCTTAAGCGCCGGGGGATTCTGTTTTACCTGGCAGTGATGGGTGAACAGTATGGTACCGTCCCGGAAGATTTTAAGGGTATTGAAGAAAGGTTTGATGCCGAACTTCTTGTTTGCGGGTACCAGGAAAATGCTGCGGATTACAGAAAATGGATAGCCAAAGGCAATGTCGTTATCAGTACTGCCATTCAGGAGAATTTTGGTATTTCAGTGATGGAGGCCGTGGCCCATGGATGCTTGCCTTTGTTGCCGAATCGTTTGTCATACCCCGAACTGATCCCCGAGCATTTAAAACCAGATATTATTTACCGTGATGTTGATGACCTGGAAACCAGGTTGGAATATATTCTGACGAAGCCCAAAGCCTATCAGGACAAAGCCGTGGCACTATCTGCCCATGCAGCAACGTTTTCCTGGAAGCATATGGCGGAAAAATGGGATAAGGCTTTAGATCTGGTTATTGGGTCAGGCAGGAGCAGAAATTGA
- a CDS encoding acetate--CoA ligase family protein, giving the protein MHLAPFRENIAAQIIREIKGFALIKEVRGQGPADIETLIHTLTRRSAFAAPNAHRLESLDLNPFLMCPRREYAVAVDAFIVPRQM; this is encoded by the coding sequence ATGCATCTGGCTCCGTTCAGAGAGAACATAGCGGCACAGATAATCCGTGAGATCAAAGGCTTCGCGCTGATAAAAGAAGTGCGTGGACAAGGTCCGGCAGATATCGAAACCCTGATCCACACATTGACCAGGCGATCGGCCTTTGCCGCGCCCAATGCCCATCGCCTGGAAAGTCTCGATTTGAATCCATTCCTGATGTGCCCCCGGAGAGAGTACGCGGTGGCTGTGGACGCCTTTATCGTTCCACGTCAGATGTGA
- a CDS encoding DUF3124 domain-containing protein has translation MMTKKYLLCYPVLLIGLLLWAEGTAYSQESPTLSKGQKIYVPAYSHIYTGNRQIPSFLTVTLSIRNTDIFHAIEIVSVDYHDTKGALIKRYLPSPVFLKALESVRYVVDYDDKAGGSGANFIVEWRSESLVNPPIMETIMIGSRSSFTSRGQAIRTAD, from the coding sequence ATGATGACAAAAAAATATTTACTATGTTACCCGGTGTTGTTGATTGGATTGTTATTGTGGGCAGAAGGTACGGCGTATAGCCAGGAGAGCCCAACGCTTTCAAAGGGGCAAAAAATTTATGTCCCGGCATATTCACATATTTATACAGGCAACAGACAAATTCCTTCGTTTTTAACCGTGACTTTAAGCATCCGCAATACAGACATATTCCACGCCATCGAGATTGTATCCGTCGATTACCACGACACCAAGGGGGCACTTATAAAAAGGTACCTGCCCTCACCTGTTTTTCTCAAGGCCCTTGAATCCGTACGCTATGTCGTGGACTACGATGATAAGGCCGGGGGATCTGGGGCCAATTTTATTGTTGAATGGCGCTCTGAAAGTTTAGTTAATCCCCCTATTATGGAAACCATCATGATCGGCTCGAGGTCTTCTTTCACATCCCGGGGGCAGGCCATTAGGACCGCAGATTAA
- a CDS encoding alanine racemase yields MSQLILNLDKLRHNIRFLSRHCRKHHLDITGIIKDPCADPKMIRQMMELGFKNIGISRVPDGPIIRSVFPKRPIYISLPSIHELPAIVQCFSISFNSEMTVIEQLNQTAISMNCPHSILLMVDTGDLREGVMPDQVVETVRKIHQLTPRAIEFAGIGTNLGCCAGTVPDEYNLGLMARLADQIESELDIEVNTVSVGGSVLLEWMQHKPLPGRINNIRLGESVFLGTIPTINQVHPNLDTRVVTFRSDILEIKDKRITPPQLCGKDALGGRPQFTRLGIRKRAILNFGICDTYPLGLTPLIPGMEIVSVNSNYTLADITDCRHRFKVGDFVDFTMNYQAFLQSFISPFTRIRYQKEPDNTAVL; encoded by the coding sequence ATGAGCCAATTAATCCTGAACCTGGATAAACTGCGTCACAATATCCGTTTTTTATCCCGGCACTGCAGAAAACATCACTTGGACATCACCGGCATTATCAAAGACCCGTGTGCAGACCCAAAGATGATCCGTCAGATGATGGAGTTAGGTTTTAAAAACATTGGAATATCCAGGGTGCCTGACGGCCCAATCATAAGATCTGTCTTCCCCAAACGGCCCATATATATTTCCCTGCCCTCAATCCATGAGTTACCTGCCATTGTTCAGTGTTTCAGCATAAGTTTCAACTCTGAAATGACCGTTATTGAACAACTCAACCAAACAGCCATTTCCATGAACTGCCCCCACAGCATTCTTTTGATGGTGGATACCGGAGATTTGAGGGAAGGTGTAATGCCGGACCAGGTGGTGGAGACTGTGCGTAAAATTCACCAGCTCACCCCCCGGGCCATTGAATTTGCGGGCATCGGCACTAATTTAGGGTGTTGTGCCGGAACAGTACCGGATGAATACAACCTTGGTCTCATGGCCCGGCTGGCGGACCAGATTGAATCCGAACTCGACATTGAGGTTAACACCGTGTCCGTGGGCGGCTCCGTACTGCTCGAATGGATGCAGCACAAACCACTTCCCGGTCGAATCAACAATATCCGCCTGGGAGAGTCTGTGTTTTTAGGCACCATTCCCACAATAAATCAGGTACATCCGAATCTGGATACCCGGGTGGTCACATTCAGAAGCGATATACTTGAAATAAAAGACAAACGGATAACACCGCCCCAGCTTTGTGGGAAGGATGCCTTGGGCGGCCGACCCCAGTTTACCCGCCTGGGCATACGCAAACGTGCCATTCTCAATTTCGGCATCTGCGACACCTACCCGTTGGGGTTGACACCTTTAATCCCGGGCATGGAAATTGTTTCTGTAAACTCTAATTATACCCTGGCAGACATCACGGATTGCCGTCATCGCTTTAAAGTGGGAGATTTTGTTGATTTCACAATGAACTACCAGGCATTTCTCCAAAGCTTCATATCTCCATTTACTCGAATCCGTTACCAGAAAGAACCAGACAACACAGCTGTTTTATGA